Proteins encoded in a region of the Nicotiana tomentosiformis chromosome 9, ASM39032v3, whole genome shotgun sequence genome:
- the LOC138898736 gene encoding uncharacterized protein: protein MDSYEALYGRGHRPSVGWFEPDEARLLGTDLVQDALEKVKLIQDHLRTAQSKQKSYTDWKGVMRFGKKGKLSPRYIGPFEILERNGEVTYKLVFPPSLAIFHPVFYVSMLRKYHDDLSYVLDFSSVQLDKDLSYVEEPMAILDSHVRKLRLKSNSFVKRPHSQGGNLGDRA, encoded by the exons ATGGATtcatatgaggccttgtatgggaggggACATCGGccttcggtgggttggtttgagcctgatgaggctaggctattgggtactgacctggttcaggatgctttggaaaaggttaaattgattcaagatcatcttcgcacagcccaatctaaacagaagagttatacagATTGGAAG ggtgttatgaggttcgggaagaagggcaagttgagccctaggtatatcggacctttcgagattcttgagaggaaTGGAGAGGTGACCTATAAGCTTGTATTTCCACCAAGTCTAGCTATATTTCATCCAGTATTCTATGTCTCTATGCTCCGCAAGTACCACGATGATCTGTcttatgtgttggatttcagctcagtccagttggacaaggatttgtcttatgttgaggagccgatggccattttggacagtcATGTCCGAAAATTGAGGTTGAAGAGCAATTCATTTGTGAAGAGGCCACACAgtcaaggaggcaacttgggagaccgagcatga